GCGCGGCGCACCTCGGCCTCCATCTCCCCCGGGTCCGCGTAACGCTCTGCCAGGGCCGTGTTCAAAATCAGGTTCATAATAAAAGCCCCTTCTTTCCATTGCCAAAAGCGCAATATTTCCCACCCTTATTATAAAAGGCGCAGCCCGCCGCGCACAGTATGAAAAAGCTTCATACCCAGCGTTTTCAATCACAGACGGCCGCCCGGTAAACCTGCCGGGCGGCCGTCTGTGATTGTTTTATCCAAAGATAAGGATGTAAAGCCCCATACCCAGCATGAAGCCGTACACCAGCCTTTTGATGGTGGTCAGGGGCAGCCGGCGGAACACCGAAAGGCCCAAGCCGGTGCCCACCGCCAGGCCCGCCACGGCCGCCGCGCTGAACCGCAGCACCTCCCGGGTCACGTTGCCCAGGCGGATGTGCATTACCAGCAGCGCCATGGTGGTGATAATAAAGAACATCTGGGTCGTGGCGGTATATTCGCGCTTATCCTCCAGCGCGTTCAGGTAATAGGCCACGATGGGCGGCCCGCCGATGCTGAACATGCCGCCCGAAAGCCCCGCTACCGCCCCGGCGATCATGCCGTTGCTGCGGGTGGGGCGGATGCGCAGCCGCTCACTGAAAAACAAAAAATAGACCGCCAATACCATCAGCGCCGCACCCAGCACGCGCCGCAGAAACGTTTCGGTGCTGCTTTGCAGGATCTGCACCCCCACCCAGTTGGTGCACACGGCCACCACGCAGGGCCATACCAGCTGCCGCCAGTTGATGAATTTCCAGTAGCGCACGGCAATTGTCACGGTCATGAAGGTGGCGGTGATAAGCTCCACCACCGTGGCCGTTTTAAAGGGCAGCAGCAGCGGCCACAACGCCATGCAGGTGACCGCGTAGCCGAACCCGGTGGTGCTCTGTACAAAGCTGCCCGCCAAGGCAATCAGCGCCACCAGCAAAAACAGCAGCGGCCCGCTCATGTGCGCTCGAACACGGTGCGCCCGCCCACAAGGGTACGCAGCACGGTAAGGTCCTCGTCCAGCACCACCAGGTCGGCGTCCCAGCCCGGCTTGACCCGGCCCTTGCGGGCGCCCATGCGCAAAAGGTCCGCCGGGTTTTCGGTGAGCAGGGGCAGAAGATCCTCAGCGGGCCGGCCGGTAAAGGCCACCAGATTTTTCAGCGCCTGGCCGGTGGTCAGGGTGCTGCCCGCACGGCTGCCGCCGCCGGCCAGCTTTGCGTCGCCGTCCACCACCACCACGTCGTTCACGCCCAGCTTATAATTGCCGTCCGGCAGGCCGGCGGCCATAATGCTGTCGGTAATGGCAACCACCCGATCCAGGCCCTTGCATTTAAGTAAAAAGCGCACGGTGGCCGGGTGCAGGTGCCGCCCGTCGCAGATCGCCTCACAGTACACATCGCTCTCCAGCACTGCGCCCATAATGGCGGGGAAATGCTGGTGCAGCAGTTTCATGGCGTTGAAGGTGTGGGTGGCGCTGGCCGCCCCATTCTCAATGCAGGCTATGGCGGTGTCGTAATCCGCCCCCGAATGGCCGATGGCCACCACCACCTCGCCGGCGATGTCCCGGATCATAGCCGGCACCCCTTCCACCTCCGGGCTCACGGTGATATACTTCACAGCGCCCTGCGCTGCCTCGGCATACCGGCGGAACAGGGCGGCGTTCCCTTTTTGCAGCAGGTGTTCCGGCATGGCGCCCTTGTACTCCGGCGCCAGAAACGGCCCCTCCAGGTGCACGCCCAAGAGCTGGGCGTGCTGCCCGGCCTCAGCCATGGCGGCCTTGATCTGCCCGATGCACCACAAGGTTTGCTCGGGCGTGTCGGTCAGCACGCTGGCAAGCCAGCCTGTGGTGCCTTGACTGGCAAAAAAACGGCCAATGGTGCCGTTCAGCTGCTCTGCCGTTGCCGCGTTCACATCCACCCCCGCGCCGCCATGGGTGTGCACATCGATAAATCCGGGGGCCAGGCGTTTGCCGCCAAGATCCAGTTCCGGGCAGCCCGCCGGGGCCTCCGCCCGGGGAGCCACCTGGGCAATCACACCATCCTTGATGTATACCTGCCGCTCTGCAAAGCGGCCGCCGGTATAGACCAGCCCGTTTTTGATTACCAGTTCCATGCCTGTACATCCTCCTTTTCTGCCCCACAGGGCGCCGGGATATTGCGATCTGTCACAAAAGGCCCCCCGGCGAATGGGGCGCCGGAAGGGCTCTTTTTTACAGTTTAAAACGGCTGCTGCGCCGCGTTCGCATTGGTGATGATCAGCGCGTCCGGGTGGCGCTGCACCAGCGTTGCCGGAAAATGGGCGCTTACCTCGCCGTAAGCCGCCTGCCGCACCACCGAGCGGTGCCAGTCCCGGAAAACGCCGAGGCGTATTTTGCGCGCGCCCAGGATTTGGGCCATTCCAATGGTCACACACTTTTGTGGCATGGCGTCGATGGCCCCGTTCAGATCGCCAATGGCGTTTGCCACCCGTGTTTCCCGGCTGATCTCCAGCACACGGGTGGGCAGAGCCGCAAATTCGTCGGGGGTAAGCTCATCCTGCGCCTCGTTGAAAGCCAGGTGCCCGTTGATGCCGATGCCCCCGAAGGCGATATCCACTCCGCCCACCGCCGCAATGACCCGCTGCAGGTTTTCAGGGTCGTGGGGGTCGGGGAACACGCGCTGGGCCTCGGGCATGAGCAGCGCCGGATCCACCTGGGTGTAGACCGCCCGGTCCATAAAGCCCCGGAAGGAGAGGCGATGGCTCTTTTCCACCCACTCGCCCTCGTCGGTGAGGTATTCGTCCATATTTAAAAACCAGCAGTTTTTCAGGCTCACCCGGTCGCGGTTGACCATGCGCACAAAAATAGGATATTGGCCCACCGGGCCCACCGGGCAGATGAACACGGTGGGGCGCCCCTCGGCGTTGTGCCGCTTGATGGTGTTCACCATCTCCAGGGCCAGCTCGTAAAACACCTCGCCGGAATCGCCCAGTTTTAAAATGGGGGTCTTGGCGTTTTTGCCCAGCTCCTGGGCGCTGATCTGATAATATTCGTACATGGCGCGCTTCTCCTTTCAAAAGCCGCCGGGTGTACCCGGGCGGCGTTGGCTCAAAACAAATGTGTGATGCCCAGCTGCTGGATCATCTCCACGATCTCCTTGGTGCGGCTGCACCCAAACTTGTGCAGAAGGCCCTTGATCTGGGTCTTCACCGTGACCACCTCCACACAGCGCGCGGCGGCGATCTCCTTTACCTTTTTGCCCTGCAAAAGCAGGTGCACCAGCTCCCGCTCTGCGGCGGTGAGCTGGGAAACGTTGTTGATGAAAAACAGAAGGCTGCGCTCAGAACGGCGCAGGCGGTTATACTCCTGCATGACGGTATTCTGCACTTTCGCATCCAGCAGGGGGCGGCCGGCCGCCGCTGCGCGGATGTGGGCCAGCACCTCCTCGTCCGGGCAGCCCTTTACAATGTAATCCACCGCGCCGGTGCCCATGGCAGTAAGAATCATTTTTTCGGTGTCGTGCGCCGTGAGATACAGGATCATCCGGCCCGGGTCAGCATCGCGGATGGCCTCGGCGGCCGTGACGCCCGCCGACATATTCTCCATCTCAATGTCCATCAGGATAATGTCGCTTTTCACACTTCGCGCCAGCTCCACAATGGCCGCGCCGCTGGCGGCCTCGCCCACCACCCGCATGTCCGGCTGGTCGTTGATCAGCTCCTTCAAGTCCTCCCGCAGCAGGTCAAAATCGTCAGCGATCAGGATCGAGATCATTTTACGGCCTCCTTTACTGCCTTTTTGGGGTGACCCGGCACATAGCGGGGCAGCATGACCATAAAGCTGCTTCCCTTGCCCTCGGCGCTGCGGATCTGTAAATGCCCCAGGTGGCTCTTGGTGATTTTGCGCACATAGTAAAGGCCCATTCCCCAGTTGAAGTTGGTGTTTTTGCTGGTGTAAAAGGGGTCAAATATCTTTTTTTGCTCGGCGTGGGAAATTCCGGTGCCGTTGTCCAGCACTTCAAAATCCAGCCACAGCCGCTCGCCGCGCACCGCAAGCTCCACCTGCGGCCCCTCGGGCCGGGCGGCCGCCAAGGCTGCCTCATAGGCGTTGGCAAGCAGGTTATAAAGCGCCTCCGCCATGTGGGTACGGTCGGCCAGAACCTGGGCGTGGGTTTCCTCGCGCAGCGTCACCGCCGCGTCCGGGTATTTTTGCCTAAAGCGTTCCAGCGCCGCGGCCACCACCTCGCGGGAGTCGACGGGGGTGAGGGCAATATAGCTCACCTTCACGCTGCGGTACAGCTCCTCCATACGGCTCAGCATCCCCTCGTTCATATTCCGCAGGGCCGCGGCGTACTCCTGCACCCGCGCGGGGTCCGGTGCCGATCCCTCCAGCTCCTGCTGGAGCTTTTTGTGTACCACCCGGGCGCTCAGGAGCTGGTTCTTGATGCTGTGCACAAATACCGAGGCGCCCATGCTGGCGGTGTCGAACTTGCGCTGGAGGCGGGTGTCCTCCTCCTCCTCGTTCTGGGTCAGGCGGCTGTAGCCGATCAGGTTCATGGTACCCAACACCACAAAAAACACGGTGCAGGCCACCAGCAAAAGCCAGCTCGGCCCGCTGGAAAGCGCCGTGCGCAGGTAGTTCAGCGAACCCAGGCGGATGTATTCAGACACATAAAAATTATAAATTTGGCCGGGATCCTGGATGGCATACATGGCATACAGCACCGTCACGCTCACCAATGCCAGCACCACAAAGCGGTAATTGCGCTTAAAGTAGGGGCTGGTGATGGCCACATATTCCTGCACGAGCAGGGCAAAGGCCGCCAGCATGCTGGCCACGATCCAGCCAAGCGCTACCTGGCGCATGACCACCAGCACCCAAAAACGCCCGCCCACCACCACCCGGAACACCGGGGGATAGTAATATATGAGGAACAGCAGTGTGATGGCCAGGTGCCCGCGCAAAAGGAGCCTCTCGTGCCGGCGGGGCCAGGAGAGATTGGTGTGGTACACGGCGATACACACCAAAAAAAACGGGAACAGGCAGCGCCCCAGTGCCACCATATAGCCCAGCACCCCCAAAGGTACCGGCAGGAACTGCAGCCAGGTCTGCAGCGCAGGCGAGAGAAACAAAAACAACCGCTGCATGGTGTTGTAGCCGCCCATTTTGGCGATGTAGGTCACCACACCGCACAGCATTACCACAAAACTGGCGCACAGGCCGCACAGATAGACCGAGAGCGTATCGCGCCGGTTCACCGCCACGACCACCGTGGCAATGGCCGTGAGCGCCACCACCAAAACCAGCATCGTTCCTCTCCCCTTTTCCGTTGTTTTTTCTATTATACCATGAACGCGAAGCGTGAATGGTATGATTTTGCATTGCACCTGATTGCCATGAAAGGGGCGGCGGCAGTACCACACAAAGCGAGGGGCATAAGCCTTCTTATGCCCCTCGCGCTGTTCACTTGTATTTGGGAAGGCTTATTTAGCGTTGGCCGCAGCGGCCTCTTCCATCACGTCGAACAGCACGTAGTCCTCTACGGGCACCTTCTCGGTGATGCGGCCGGCGTCAATGAACACCTGCTGCTGGTTCTCATAGTAGGTCTTTACGGTGCCGTCTGCCAGGCCCTTTGCAATGAACTCGCCGGTGAGCCAGTTACCCTCGCCCACGCAGTCCAGCATGGTCTGCTCTTCAGCCTTGCACTGCTTGGCGACCCACTTGGCGACCTCTTCAATGTTGGCGGCGCGATAGTCCTGCGCCTTCTGAAGAGCGCGGGAGAAGCGCACCAGTACGTCATGGTTTTCGGTGGCAAACTTATCGGTGGTGATAAAGCTGGAGGGGAAGGTGACCTTGTCTACAAAGTCGTTGTTGGTGGCCAAAGTGATGGCCTTGTCGCCCAGGGCGTTCGCAATGGTCATGGTGCTGGGGCTCCAGGTGGCGCAGGCGTCCACACTGCCGCTCACCATCGCGCTCACCATACCGTTGGCATCCATCTCCACAACCTTCACATCGCTCTGGGTCAGGCCGGCCTCGGCCAGCGCCAGGTTCAGAATGATCTCGGCAGAAGTGCCGGCAGTAGCCGCCACGGTTTTGCCCTTCAGGTCGGCCACGGTGCTGATGCCCTTGTCCTTGTTGGCCATCACCGCGTCGGCAAGGCTGGTGCAGTCGAGCTGGAAGATTTTGGCCTGGCCCTCAATGCACAGGGCATGGGCGCCGTGGCCGATCTGGGAGATATCAATGTCGCCGGAAGCCATGGCGGCGATCTCGGCGGGGCCGCCCTGGAACTCGGTCAGGGTCACGTTCAGGCCCATCTCCTCAAAGAAGCCCGCATTGATGGCTGTGGCCAGCAGGCTGCAGGAACCCATGTTGGGCATGTAGGCCACACGCAGGTCCACCGGGTCAAAGGTTTCGGCGGGCTCGCTGTCGGCCATGCTCGCAGGCTGGCTTGCAGGCTGGGATGCCGGGGTGGAAGCAGGTGTGCTGGTGGTGCCGCCGCAGGCTACAAGCGCCAGGCTCATCATGGCCAGGGCCAGCACCAGGCAAAGAATTTTCTTCATACTGTTTTCCTCCATTACGGTTCGTTTGTGCACGGCATGCGATACACCGCGCTCTGCCGAAGCGGGCACAACGCCGTTGCTCCGGTTTCTTGTGTTTTAAGTATAGTTCCCGCCGCCCCGTTTTGAAAGTATGAAATATTCTCATACTCTCCCGCCCTTCTTTTGGCTCTTTTTTACAAAAGCGGGCCCCCGTATTCTGTGGTTTTCCACGAAAACAGGGGCCTTCCACGATTGGGAGGGTGTAATCTTTTTGTAAAGGGGATGGTGCTTTTGATTGACAATACCTGCCAGTTCCAGTAAGCTATATGGTATTATGTGAAAAGTGCGAGGAGGCATTGCAATTGGCAGAACAGCGTGGCCGGCCCACCATTTGGGACGTGGCGGAGCTGGCGGGTGTTTCCATCGCCACCGTTTCCCGCTATATGAACGGTACCCAGGCTGTGAGCAAGGCGGCCAGCAATGCCATTGCCCAAGCGATGGCGCAGCTGGACTATGTGCCCAACGCCAATGTGCGCAGCATCAAGCTGGGCCAGACCCGCACGGTGGGCATCATCGTGCCGGACATTTCAAATTTTTTTCAGGCCCGGGTCTGCCGCCGGGTAGAACATCTGCTTTACCAAAAGCGCTATTCACTGGTGATTGCCAGCACCGGCAATAACACTGAAAAAGAGCGCTCTTGCATCCACAACTTCCTGGAACGGCGGGTAGACGGGCTTCTGGTTTCGAGCGCGGGGCAAAACAATGACCTGCTGGGCCGGGCCGCCAAGGGCGGGCTTCCCCTGGTGCTGTTCGAGAGCTACCAGCCTGAGCTGCCAGATCTGGACTATGTGCTGGAAGACAGCTATGGTCATGCCTGCCGCCTCACCCGTTCCTTGCTGGAACGGGGGCACCGGCGCATCTCTTTTTTAAAGGGGTTCGAGCACTCCACCGTGTCCGAAGCCCGGTTTGCAGGTTTTTGCGACACCCTGTGCGCCGCGGGCCTTGCTCCGGATCCCGCTCTTATCTGGGAGGGCTGCCGCGACCGGGCCGACTGCGTGCGGGTGTTCGAAGCGCTGCGCCGCGAGCCGGGCCGGTTCACCGCAGTGGCGGCCACAACCCCCGAGCAG
This window of the Oscillospiraceae bacterium genome carries:
- a CDS encoding LacI family transcriptional regulator, whose product is MAEQRGRPTIWDVAELAGVSIATVSRYMNGTQAVSKAASNAIAQAMAQLDYVPNANVRSIKLGQTRTVGIIVPDISNFFQARVCRRVEHLLYQKRYSLVIASTGNNTEKERSCIHNFLERRVDGLLVSSAGQNNDLLGRAAKGGLPLVLFESYQPELPDLDYVLEDSYGHACRLTRSLLERGHRRISFLKGFEHSTVSEARFAGFCDTLCAAGLAPDPALIWEGCRDRADCVRVFEALRREPGRFTAVAATTPEQMKFLVMEANRQGVRIPQDVSLTGFGIEDYTALFPFSATCVVSDPLANADALVELILRRMDEVRTGKSPAPAEKRIIPCQFFTGNSVACVTP
- a CDS encoding DNA-binding response regulator, which gives rise to MISILIADDFDLLREDLKELINDQPDMRVVGEAASGAAIVELARSVKSDIILMDIEMENMSAGVTAAEAIRDADPGRMILYLTAHDTEKMILTAMGTGAVDYIVKGCPDEEVLAHIRAAAAGRPLLDAKVQNTVMQEYNRLRRSERSLLFFINNVSQLTAAERELVHLLLQGKKVKEIAAARCVEVVTVKTQIKGLLHKFGCSRTKEIVEMIQQLGITHLF
- a CDS encoding ethanolamine utilization protein EutG, which translates into the protein MKKILCLVLALAMMSLALVACGGTTSTPASTPASQPASQPASMADSEPAETFDPVDLRVAYMPNMGSCSLLATAINAGFFEEMGLNVTLTEFQGGPAEIAAMASGDIDISQIGHGAHALCIEGQAKIFQLDCTSLADAVMANKDKGISTVADLKGKTVAATAGTSAEIILNLALAEAGLTQSDVKVVEMDANGMVSAMVSGSVDACATWSPSTMTIANALGDKAITLATNNDFVDKVTFPSSFITTDKFATENHDVLVRFSRALQKAQDYRAANIEEVAKWVAKQCKAEEQTMLDCVGEGNWLTGEFIAKGLADGTVKTYYENQQQVFIDAGRITEKVPVEDYVLFDVMEEAAAANAK
- a CDS encoding membrane protein, giving the protein MSGPLLFLLVALIALAGSFVQSTTGFGYAVTCMALWPLLLPFKTATVVELITATFMTVTIAVRYWKFINWRQLVWPCVVAVCTNWVGVQILQSSTETFLRRVLGAALMVLAVYFLFFSERLRIRPTRSNGMIAGAVAGLSGGMFSIGGPPIVAYYLNALEDKREYTATTQMFFIITTMALLVMHIRLGNVTREVLRFSAAAVAGLAVGTGLGLSVFRRLPLTTIKRLVYGFMLGMGLYILIFG
- a CDS encoding glucosamine-6-phosphate isomerase; protein product: MYEYYQISAQELGKNAKTPILKLGDSGEVFYELALEMVNTIKRHNAEGRPTVFICPVGPVGQYPIFVRMVNRDRVSLKNCWFLNMDEYLTDEGEWVEKSHRLSFRGFMDRAVYTQVDPALLMPEAQRVFPDPHDPENLQRVIAAVGGVDIAFGGIGINGHLAFNEAQDELTPDEFAALPTRVLEISRETRVANAIGDLNGAIDAMPQKCVTIGMAQILGARKIRLGVFRDWHRSVVRQAAYGEVSAHFPATLVQRHPDALIITNANAAQQPF
- the nagA gene encoding N-acetylglucosamine-6-phosphate deacetylase, yielding MELVIKNGLVYTGGRFAERQVYIKDGVIAQVAPRAEAPAGCPELDLGGKRLAPGFIDVHTHGGAGVDVNAATAEQLNGTIGRFFASQGTTGWLASVLTDTPEQTLWCIGQIKAAMAEAGQHAQLLGVHLEGPFLAPEYKGAMPEHLLQKGNAALFRRYAEAAQGAVKYITVSPEVEGVPAMIRDIAGEVVVAIGHSGADYDTAIACIENGAASATHTFNAMKLLHQHFPAIMGAVLESDVYCEAICDGRHLHPATVRFLLKCKGLDRVVAITDSIMAAGLPDGNYKLGVNDVVVVDGDAKLAGGGSRAGSTLTTGQALKNLVAFTGRPAEDLLPLLTENPADLLRMGARKGRVKPGWDADLVVLDEDLTVLRTLVGGRTVFERT